A single window of Dermochelys coriacea isolate rDerCor1 chromosome 2, rDerCor1.pri.v4, whole genome shotgun sequence DNA harbors:
- the PRDM14 gene encoding PR domain zinc finger protein 14, translating into MPSLTLRCWTESPSGYPKTPPGEVLQPGVFCTHLIPRGVRFGPFQGKVVNTSEIKIYDDNSLMWEIFEDGRLSHFIDGKGASGNWMSLVNCARFPEEQNLTAIQCQGQIFYESCKEILPNQELLVWYGDCYLQFLGIPISLKGATEGKGPQQQPEESGESYKCERCGKVFAYKYYRDKHLKYTRCVDQGDRKYPCHLCNRSFEKRDRLRIHILHVHEKHRPHKCSVCGKSFSQSSSLNKHMRVHSGERPYKCVYCNKAFTASSILRTHIRQHSGEKPFKCRHCGKAFASHAAHDSHVRRTHSKDKGCTCAVCGKNFLEQEEFRFHMKFHAAL; encoded by the exons ATGCCGAGTCTCACGCTGCGCTGCTGGACAGAGAGTCCCTCCGGTTACCCGAAG ACGCCGCCCGGGGAAGTTCTGCAGCCgggggtgttctgcacccacctcATCCCCAGGGGCGTCCGCTTCGGCCCTTTCCAAGGCAAAGTGGTCAACACCAGCGAGATCAAGATTTACGATGACAATTCCTTGATGTGGGAG ATTTTCGAAGATGGTCGCTTgagccattttatagatgggaaaggAGCCTCGGGAAACTGGATGTCCTTAGTAAACTGTGCCAGGTTCCCAGAGGAGCAGAATTTGACAGCTATTCAGTGCCAAGGCCAAATATTTTATGAAAGCTGTAAAGAAATCTTACCCAACCAGGAGCTGCTGGTGTGGTATGGAGACTGTTATCTGCAGTTCCTGGGCATCCCCATCAGTTTGAAAGGGGCGACAGAAGGAAAGGGACCCCAGCAACAACCCGAAG AATCTGGCGAGAGTTACAAATGCGAGAGATGTGGAAAGGTATTTGCCTACAAATACTACAGagacaaacatttgaaatacactCGTTGCGTAGATcaaggagacagaaaatatccttgCCATCTTTGCAACCGATCGTTTgaaaagagagacagactgaGGATCCATATTCTTCATGTCCATGAGAAACACAGACCTCACAAG TGCTCAGTATGTGGGAAGAGTTTTTCTCAGTCCTCCAGCCTGAACAAACACATGAGGGTGCACTCCGGAGAGCGGCCCTACAAATGTGTGTACTGTAACAAG GCATTTACTGCCTCCAGCATCCTGCGCACTCACATCCGCCAGCACTCGGGAGAGAAGCCCTtcaagtgtagacactgtggcAAAGCCTTTGCCTCCCATGCGGCTCACGACAGCCACGTGCGGCGCACACACAGCAAGGACAAAGGCTGCACTTGCGCTGTGTGTGGCAAGAACTTCCTGGAGCAGGAGGAATTCCGATTCCATATGAAGTTCCATGCTGCTCTTTAG